In Pseudochaenichthys georgianus chromosome 6, fPseGeo1.2, whole genome shotgun sequence, a single window of DNA contains:
- the LOC117448597 gene encoding DNA polymerase III PolC-type-like, with the protein MSGEKIIVFFDLEATGLDTDVCDIIQLGAICGRMDFNRYILPTRPLTESAKQVTGLTCRDGCLFLRGTRVETVPMVEALTSFLDYLRSFRKPVLLAAHSAMRFDAPVITRWLRKHSLHTEFKQVVSGFVDTFPLSKNLHRGLSSYSQVNMVRHFLGKTYSAHNGVEDASMLQELFNSWSPSQKSISRVTYST; encoded by the exons ATGTCTGGTGAAAAAATCATTGTTTTCTTTGACCTGGAGGCCACTGGTTTAG ACACTGATGTGTGCGACATCATCCAGTTGGGGGCCATCTGTGGACGGATGGACTTCAATCGCTACATCCTGCCGACCCGCCCCCTGACTGAGAGTGCCAAGCAGGTTACGGGTCTGACCTGCAGGGATGGCTGCCTGTTTCTCCGCGGGACTCGGGTGGAAACCGTCCCGATGGTGGAAGCTCTCACCTCCTTCCTCGACTACCTCCGCTCTTTCCGTAAGCCTGTGCTGCTGGCGGCCCACAGTGCAATGCGGTTTGATGCACCTGTGATCACCAGGTGGCTGCGTAAGCACTCCCTGCATACAGAGTTCAAGCAGGTGGTCTCTGGGTTTGTGGATACCTTCCCGCTGAGCAAGAACCTCCATCGGGGTCTGAGCAGTTATTCTCAGGTCAATATGGTGCGTCACTTCCTGGGAAAGACCTACAGTGCCCACAATGGAGTGGAGGACGCCAGCATGCTGCAGGAGCTGTTCAACTCATGGAGTCCCAGCCAAAAGAGCATCTCCAGGGTGACCTACtcgacttaa